The genomic interval ACAATTACAGGTAGATAAAGACAAATTCTCTAAAGATATTCAAAAACAAAATGAAGAAATCCATCTATTAAAAACGACAATTGCTACCTTAGAAGAAAAAAATAAAAATGCAAAAGAAGTCATTCTTCAAGAAGAAAAATCGATTTTAGAACTAAATACGCTTTGCACAAACCTAGAGAATAGTTTAAACGTAAAACTTACTAAATATTCATATCAACTTCCTGCTCTTTCGGAAATCAATTTGTTTTTAAAAGAAATAGACGAAAAAATTGCTCTTTTTAATAAAACAGAAAGAAGTTTAGACGCATTAAAATCTGAAAGTAAGATTCTAAATACAAAAAAAGAAAACCTTAAAGAGCTGTTAGAAAATCATGCTAAAAACAGAGTGATTTTTACTGAAACAATTAAAGATTCAACTTCAAAACAGCAGAAATTAACAACCCAAAGAATTGCAATTTTACCAATTAAGACTTCGGTAGAAAGTAAAAGAAACCTGCTACAAAAAACAAAAAACACCTTTGTAGAAAAAGCAAAGTTGAGTAATGAATCCTTACAAAACTTACTCAATACTAAAACAAAACAAGAAACTTTACAGGTAAATATTACAGCTGATTTAAAAAGTTTATCAATTAAAAAAGCTGACTTTACAACTACACTCAATGCTAAATTAAAAGACAGTGATTTTACATCAAAAGAAAATATTGAAACAGCATTACTTTCCGAAGAAATAGCTCATAAATACAAAGACAATAGAGAACGTATTAAGGAAAATCAACTTAAAATAAAGACCTTAAAAGATGAACATGCTAAGGATCTAAAATTATTGCATGAAACCAAAAATTTTGAAACTTCCGAATCTGAAAGCAAACAAATTTTAGCAGATTTAAAGACTAAAAAAGATGCGTTGTTAACTGCAAAAGGTAAAATTGTTGAAGCCTTTAGAAAGGACAAAGAAATAAAAGATAGAAACCAAGAAACCTATAAAAAAATAGACGCTCAAGATAAAATTTGTAAAGTTTGGAAAGAACTTTTTAAAATTATAGGAAACTCTAAAGATGCATTTAACGTCTACGTGCAACGCTTAACATTAAAACATTTGTTAGATCTTGCCAATGTGCATTTGTATCAATTAAACAAGCGTTATTCTTTAAAAATGGAAGATTCTTACAAACCCAAAGAAGAGCTTAATTTTAATTTGATAGACCATTATCAAACAGATCAAGCGAGATTGGTAGATACTTCTAGTGGTGGAGAAAAATTTATTATTAGTTTGGCTTTGGCTTTAGGATTGTCTGATTTAGCAAGTAAAAACGTAAAAATAGATTCCCTTTTTATTGATGAAGGATTCGGAACTTTAGATAGCAATACTTTAGAAACTGTTATTTCTACCTTAGAAACGCTGCAATCTCAAGGTAAAATGATCGGAATTATCTCGCACGTAGAAAATTTAAAAGAACGTATTCCGACTCAAATTCAGATTACAAAGAAAAGCAATGGTGTTAGTAAAGTTAATATTATTTAGAAAAACAGATTCATTTATATGATAAGATTCCTCGTCGTAAACTCACTCGGAATGACAAATTTATAGCGGAAGATAATCACTAGTTAAAAGTGAGCGATAACAAACAAATAAAAACAAAGAAAGGCTGTCTAAAAAGGAAGTTTTTTGTCAATCTGAATTTATTTCAGATTCTTATGAAAATTCAACATCAATAAGTTGAGATACTGAAACAAGTTCAGTATGACAAGGTTTAACACTCATGCGCTAGTGCTCGTTTTTAACGAGTACCCAACCAATTTGATTCCTAAATGATCAATCGTTAAAACGAGCGATACCGTAAAGGGTAGTAAGGTTGATATTATTTAGGTAAAAAAAGATTCCTCGTCGTAAACTCACTCGGAATGACAAAATATCTATAAAAAAAAGCTCAAGTTGAATACTTGAGCTTTTTTTATAAGATTAATTCATTTTCTGTAATCGCAGATTGAACTTATTACAATCTATTTAATAAATCTACTTTCTTATTCTCAAATTCTTCAACAGAAAGAATTCCTTTGTCTTTTAAACCTGCTAATTTTTCTATTTTACCAAAAATATCTTCTTCAAAAGCACTATTATTATTGTTGTAGTTATTATTGTTAACAGGCTGCATTGGAGCTTCTATAATAGGTGCAACTGGCGTTTCTATAACATTATTTTGTATTTCATTATTTTGAATAGGCGCTGGTGCTTGCTTATTTCCTCCAGAAATAATAGGTAAAGTATTTAAATCTACATTCCCATATTGACTCGTAAAAGAAACCGAATAATTACCACTTTGTTGCTGTCCTACTCCACCAATATTATGGTCTAACGTATCAAAAATAGTTACGTTACCATTTTCTTGAATTGCTAAACGATGTATATTATTAAAAATAGCATAACTTGTATTATTTTGGCTTCCTGTAGAATTAGGAAAACCTAAATCTCCCCACCAATCACTAGAATAACCTCCTTGTGGATTCTTAACTTTTGGCAACGGTTTGTACTGTATTGCTCCTTGGTGAATTAAGTTAGATAAATCTACACAAAGTCCGTCTACCAAATATTTAAGGTTATTATTAAACATATCACCAACCATAGTCATACCACCTTGCATCCACTGTCCTCCACCACCTAACTCAGCGATATTAAACTGTGCCATTGTACCATTGCTATTCATCAAACAAAATGTTAAATCAGTAACAGTATTTGTACTTACTCCGTATTTATTAGCTACGTTTACTATATTTTGAAAACTAGCTTCTGTGAATGTTGCATTCATAACTTAGATATATTTCTTAATTCTGTTACACAAATTTGTCTAACAATTTTTCGACAAAGGTAAACTATAGTAATAGCAATAATGCTTTTTAAAATATAATTTTTACTAATTTTAAAATTCTATTTATTTAATTTTAAACACGTTAGAGTTCTAACTTTATACTCGTGAATTTAACTAAAATGTATGGTAAAATCTTACGTTCTTAGAAAATAAAGTATGTTTTCGATAAAACTACATACAAAATATACATCTTCTAATTTAAAGTTTATGATTTCTTACTACATCACAAAATATTATTTTTTTACTTTTGATAATAATTTAAAAATAGTTTATGAAAAATAAAGTTTTAGTACTATTAATCCTCGGAACAATTTCTTTTACCTCAACAATTTCAGCACAAGAAACAACTACTAATTTGTTAGAAAATGCACAAACAAAGGCCAAAAAAGAAAATAAAGCTATTTTTATAAAATTTGAAGCTTCTTGGTGTGGGTGGTGCCGTAAAATGACAAAAGACATGAAAGCTGAAAGCACAAAAGCATTTTTTGAAGATAATTATGTAATTGTACCTGTTGTAGTAAATGAATCTAAAGGAAAAGAAAAATTAGAAAATCCGGGTTCTAGAGAATTATTAAAAAAATATAAAGGAGATGAAGCAGGCTTACCGTTTTGGTTAATCTTAGATTCAAATTTAAACGTACTTGCAGATTCTTTTGATGCTAATGGAGACAATCTAGGAGGACCAGCAAGTAAGGAAGAAGTAAACCAATTTATAAGTAAAATAAAAAAAACGGCAAAAAAGGTTTCAGAAAAGGATGTGAAAAATATAAAAAATCAATTTATTAAATAAAAGCATCTTTTAAAAAACGATACTAAAAAAAGCTCTAGACATAAATCTTGAGCTTTTTTAGTAAAATATCTTTTTTATGATTGCATTGGGATTTCTGGTAATTTATTTTTAAAACTTGGCGCATTGTCTCTGTAAGAAACTAATTTCTTTTTAGAAACAAGCACTATTAAATCTTCACTTAACGTAAATAAACAAGCTGTTCTAAAAGTTTCTAAAAGTAATTTTTCTAATTCTACAGTCAGTGATTCAAAAGAAAATTGTTTAAATTCATTCTCTTCTGCAAAACGATATTTTAATTCAAAAATATCTTTACCATCCACTTTAAATAAACGGACATATACATTTAACAGTCCTTCACTTTTTCGCATCGGTTTGCTTAATGTAAGCTTTACAAATTCATCTTTTGTTAAACTTTCTTGTAATCTTTCAAAAAAAACTTTAAAATCGCTCATGCTGCAAAAATATAAATAAGAAATTATTAATTGTAGAATTACTTGCTAAAACATAGTGCTAACATGTTATATAATTCTGGATGTTTTCTCTGAAACAACTTTGGTCTTTCAAAGAAATATTCTCCAGCAACTGCTAGAAATTCAATTTCAGACGTTCCTCCATAACTTCTAATATCAGAGTTATTATTATTAATCGCCTCCATTTCTTTATGCACTAGTTGTAACCAAGGTATGATATACTGCTTGTTTAACAAAACTGACGGAATACCATCTACCACTCCATCTGCCTTGTCTAAAAGATGAATAAATTCGTGAATTGCTGTATTGCCTTTATCGGTTTTGTTGCTAAAACCAAGGTGTAACGCTTTTCTAGATAAAATCATTTGCTTCTCGAATCTTCCCGTGCCAACCAAACCACCAATAGTTCTTCCTTCTATTTGAGAATCAAATTGCAAATCATCATCAAAATAATCTGGATAAATTAATACGGTAGATAAGTTGGTATACTTCCAATTTGGAAATCTAAAAACAGGAATTACAGCACTCGCAGCAATCAACAAAGTATCTAATTCTTCTAACTCAAAATGAATGGCTTCAATATTAGTTTCCTTTAAAAAGGAAGCCATTTTAGTACGAAACACTTCTTGTTCACCAACATTTAATTTTTCATAAAATAGAATATGTTTTAATAATAATGGATGCCAATGCTCTGGAACAACAAGTTTTTCTAAAGAAACTGTACTCTTTTTTCGCTTAGACTTTATGCTTACAATAAAAACGATAAGAAGTATCGCAATGGCAATTATATATAACATTTTATTTTTTTAAAGTATGGAAAACTACGAAAAATTAAAAGATTTAGTACTTATTTTTTTGCTACTTTATTTTTCTGATTTTAATTTAAAAGCAACTAAATTCCATAAAAAAAAAGCTCAAGTTTAAAACTTGAGCTTTTTAAATTTATAAAGATCCATTCTATATCAGAATGAAAAAAAATATTATCCTTTAAAAACAATTTTACGCATACGTAAGCTTTCTGGAGTTACTTCTAAGTACTCATCTGCTTTAATGTATTCCATGTTTTCCTCTAAAGAAAAATCTACTTTAGGTGCAATTTTCATAGCTTCATCTGTACCAGATTTACGCATGTTTGTTAATTGCTTACCTTTAATTAAGTTAACAGCCATTTCATCAGACTTACTGTTCTCTCCAATTACTTGACCAACATAGATTTCTTGGTTTACATCAATAAAGAAAACTCCTCTATCTTGTAAACGGTTTAATGCATATGCAGTTGCTTTACCAGCAGCAGAAGAAACAATTGCTCCTTTTACTTCTTCAGTAAAGTCTCCTTTATAAGGACCATATTCACTAAATCTGTGGTTAATGATAGCAGTACCACCAGTTGCAGTTAAAATTTTGTTTCTTAAACCAATTAATCCTCTAGAAGGAATAGAAAACTCTAAGTGTTGTAAATCTCCTTTTGGTTCCATAACTAACATATCTCCTTTTCTAAGAGATACTAAGTTAATTGCTTTAGAAGCCATGTCTTCTGGTACATCAATAGACAATGTTTCCATTGGCTCATGTTTCTTACCATCAATCATTTTAATAATCACTTGTGGTCTTCCCACTTGTAATTCATATCCTTCTCTACGCATTGTTTCAATTAAAACAGATAAGTGTAAAACTCCACGTCCAAAAACGTTAAATTTATCTTCACTATCAGTAGTTTCAACTTTTAATGCTAAGTTTTTTTCTAATTCTTTAAACAGACGATCTCTAATGTGACGAGATGTTACAAATTTACCTTCTTTACCAAAGAAAGGAGAGTTGTTAATTGTAAACAACATACTCATTGTAGGTTGGTCAATTTCTGTTCTAGGTAATGCTTCTGGGTTTTCTAAATCTGCAATTGTATCACCAATTTCAAATCCATCAATACCAGTAATTGCACAGATATCTCCACAAGGTACTTTTTCTACTTGAACTTTACCCATTCCTTCGAATACGTGTAATTCTTTAATTCTTACTTTTTTAGTAGTACCATCAGCTTTACATAAACTGTATTCTTTACCTACTTCTAAGTCTCCTCTAAAAACACGTCCAATAGCAATTCTTCCTGTAAATTTAGAAAAATCTAAAGAAGTAATTTGCATTTGTGCTGTACCTTCATTGTATTTAGTTGCTGGGATAGATTCTAAAACAGCATCTAATAAAGGAACGATATCAGTAGTTTGGTTTTGCCAATCTGTAGACATCCAGTTGTTCTTTGCAGAACCATAAATTGTAGTAAAGTCTAATTGCTCTTCTGTAGCTTCTAAAGCAAACATTAAATCAAAAACTTTTTCATGAACGATGTCAGGAGTACAGTTTTCTTTATCAACTTTATTTACAACTACAATAGGAGTTAATCCTAATGCTAAGGCTTTTCCTAATACAAAACGAGTTTGTGGCATTGGCCCTTCAAATGCATCAACTAATAATAAAACACCATCAGCCATTTTTAATACACGCTCTACTTCTCCACCAAAATCGGCGTGACCAGGAGTATCAATTACGTTAATTTTTGTGTTTTTATATTGAACAGATACGTTTTTAGAAAGAATAGTAATTCCTCTTTCACGTTCTAAATCATTATTATCTAACAATAAATCTGTACGTTCTTTACGATCATCTAAGATTTTAGCTTGATCTATAATTTTATCTACTAACGTTGTCTTACCGTGATCGACATGGGCTATAATAGCGATATTTCTAATTGGCTGCATTTATTTATTCTAATTTTGCTGCAAAAGTAATCTTTTTTGATTAAAAATTGTATTCTATATAAAAAACTTTAACTATCTTATCCTTAAAAAGGTATCTCAGGATAAAAAATAATTAAATACAACCTCCTTTTAAGTTTAAAATTTTAGTCTTTAAATTCGATTTTAGCAAAACCTCAATTGCTTTTCCACTTCTTACTCCAGACTTACAATACACTACTAATTCTTTATGTATACACACCTCATCTAAACGGTTTTTCAGGTCACCCAAAGGAATATGTTGTCCTCCAATATGATATTCTTCTCTCTCATAATTTTCTCGAACATCTAATAAATTATATTTCTCTTTATTTTTATTGAGTTCTTCTAAAGTAATTTCTTCTTTGGATAGAATTCCACAGAAAAAATCATAATCATTTTCTAAAACAGTAATTTCTAAAGTAGTGTCTTTTTCAAAATTTAAGATTGTTTGATTCATTTGTAAAGAATCATAAATCAATAATTTATTGAAAAGCACCGCTCCTATTCCACAAATAATTTTAATCGTTTCATTGGCTTGTAAACTTCCTATAATTCCGGGTAACACACCTAAAACGCCAATTTCTGAACAATTTGGAGATTCATCTGGTTTTGGTGGCGTTGGATACAAACATCGATACGTTCCGCTTCCTTGATAGTTAAAAACACTCACCTGACCTTCAAACTTAAATATAGATCCGTAAACCAAAGGTTTGTTCGTAATTACAGACGCATCATTCACTAAATAACGCGTCGAAAAATTATCGCTTCCATCTACAATAATATCATAATTATTGAATAATGAAAGGGCATTTTCTTGGGTTAATTTTTCATTATAAACATCAAAATTCACAAACGGATTTAACCTTGTCAATCGTTCTGCTGCAGTTTTAGATTTAGACAAACCAATATCATCCATTGTATATAAAATCTGACGTTGCAAATTACTTTGATCTACCACATCGTCATCAATAACACCAATCGTTCCAACTCCTGCAGCGGTTAAATATTGTAAAACAGGGCAACCTAATCCACCAGCTCCAATAACCAAAACTTTGGCTTGTTTCAATTTTAACTGCCCTTCTTCTCCTATTTTATCTAGAATTAAATGTCGATTGTATTGTTTTTTTTCTTCTGATGTAAGCATGATAAAACTAAGTTAAAACGTAAACTTCATAATTTGAAACTCGTAATTATTAAATGATAATTGATCACCGATAATTGATCACTGATAAATGATTACCTAAAATGTTCCCAATCTTTCCAAACCACTTCTAAATCTTGATTTTTTAGCATTTGTACCACCTCAGCAGTACTTCTTTCATCAGAAATTTCAAACTGTTCTAAAGATTGTGGTGCTACCGAATACCCTCCAGGATTTGTTTTAGATTCTGCACTAATAGAAGTAATTCCTAAATTGACAATATGATTTCTAAAAATTTCACTTTCTCTGGTAGACATTGATAATTCTATGTCTTCGTCAAACAAACGAAATGCACAAATAAGTTGTACCAAGTCCGAATCTGTCATTTCTACTTTTGGCTCTAATCCGCCAGAATGTGGGCGTAATCTTGGAAAAGAGATCGAGTATTTTGTCTTCCAATACGTTTTCTGTAAATATTTTAAATGCAAAGCGGTAAAAAAACTATCAGCACGCCAATCTTCTAATCCGAATAAAGCACCCAAACCAATTTTATGAATTCCTGCTTTTCCTAATCGATCTGGCGTATCTAATCGATAATCGAAATTAGATTTTTTCCCCTTCGGATGATGTTTCTTGTACTCGTCTCTATGATATGTTTCTTGATACACCAACACCGCATACAATCCGTTTTCTACCAATAATTCATATTCATCTTGATCTAAAGGCTGCACTTCAATCGTAATATTCGAAAACTGAGAACGGATTAATTGAATGGCATTCTTAATATATGCTACCCCTACCGTTTTATTTGCTTCTCCTGTTACCAACAAAATATGATCGTAGCCTTTGGCTTTTAAAAAAGCGACTTCCTTTAAAATTTCTGCATCGGTTAACGTCCGTCTTGGTATTTTATTCGTCATGCTAAATCCACAATAAGTACAAATATTCTGACATTCGTTACTCAAATACATGGGCACGTACATTTGCATCGTATTTCCAAAACGCTTCTTAGTCAATAACTGACTTTTATGCGCCATTTCTTCTAAAAATGGTTTTGCAGCAGGAGAAATTAAGGCTTTAAAATCTTCTAAATCTAGCTTATCTTTTACCAACGCTTGTTCTACCTCAACAGCTGTTTTATCGAAAATACTTTTTAGGCTAAAATCCCAATTATAAGTATCGAAAAGTTCTTTAAAATGACTCATATTCTAACTTAAAAAACTCGTTAACGGACTACTTGCAATGGCCATTTCGCTTCTCGGAGCTAACTTTGCTTCGTATGCCATTCTACCTGCTTCCACTGCCATTTTAAATGCTTTTGCCATCGCAACTGGGGTTTGAGAAACTGCAATCGCTGTATTTACCAAAACAGCATCTGCGCCTAATTCCATCGCATACGCTGCGTGAGACGGCGCTCCAATACCCGCATCTACAATTACCGGCACGTTAGATTGCTCAATAATAATTTCCAAAAAATCTACCGTTTTTAAACCTTTGTTACTTCCTATTGGTGCTCCTAATGGCATTACACATTGCACGCCAACCTCTTCTAAACGCTTACACAAAACTGGGTCTGCATGAATATATGGCATCACTACAAAACCTAATTTCACTAATTCTTCTGCCGCTTTTAAAGTTTCTATTGGGTCTGGTAA from Polaribacter sejongensis carries:
- the typA gene encoding translational GTPase TypA, which codes for MQPIRNIAIIAHVDHGKTTLVDKIIDQAKILDDRKERTDLLLDNNDLERERGITILSKNVSVQYKNTKINVIDTPGHADFGGEVERVLKMADGVLLLVDAFEGPMPQTRFVLGKALALGLTPIVVVNKVDKENCTPDIVHEKVFDLMFALEATEEQLDFTTIYGSAKNNWMSTDWQNQTTDIVPLLDAVLESIPATKYNEGTAQMQITSLDFSKFTGRIAIGRVFRGDLEVGKEYSLCKADGTTKKVRIKELHVFEGMGKVQVEKVPCGDICAITGIDGFEIGDTIADLENPEALPRTEIDQPTMSMLFTINNSPFFGKEGKFVTSRHIRDRLFKELEKNLALKVETTDSEDKFNVFGRGVLHLSVLIETMRREGYELQVGRPQVIIKMIDGKKHEPMETLSIDVPEDMASKAINLVSLRKGDMLVMEPKGDLQHLEFSIPSRGLIGLRNKILTATGGTAIINHRFSEYGPYKGDFTEEVKGAIVSSAAGKATAYALNRLQDRGVFFIDVNQEIYVGQVIGENSKSDEMAVNLIKGKQLTNMRKSGTDEAMKIAPKVDFSLEENMEYIKADEYLEVTPESLRMRKIVFKG
- a CDS encoding thiazole synthase, whose amino-acid sequence is MSQKLKIADKEFTSRLFTGTGKFSSSHLMKEALLASESELITVALKRVDVANEEDDILSHLNHNHINLLPNTSGVRTAKEAVFAAELSREALETNWVKLEIHPDPRYLLPDPIETLKAAEELVKLGFVVMPYIHADPVLCKRLEEVGVQCVMPLGAPIGSNKGLKTVDFLEIIIEQSNVPVIVDAGIGAPSHAAYAMELGADAVLVNTAIAVSQTPVAMAKAFKMAVEAGRMAYEAKLAPRSEMAIASSPLTSFLS
- the moeB gene encoding molybdopterin-synthase adenylyltransferase MoeB, with amino-acid sequence MMLTSEEKKQYNRHLILDKIGEEGQLKLKQAKVLVIGAGGLGCPVLQYLTAAGVGTIGVIDDDVVDQSNLQRQILYTMDDIGLSKSKTAAERLTRLNPFVNFDVYNEKLTQENALSLFNNYDIIVDGSDNFSTRYLVNDASVITNKPLVYGSIFKFEGQVSVFNYQGSGTYRCLYPTPPKPDESPNCSEIGVLGVLPGIIGSLQANETIKIICGIGAVLFNKLLIYDSLQMNQTILNFEKDTTLEITVLENDYDFFCGILSKEEITLEELNKNKEKYNLLDVRENYEREEYHIGGQHIPLGDLKNRLDEVCIHKELVVYCKSGVRSGKAIEVLLKSNLKTKILNLKGGCI
- a CDS encoding SHOCT domain-containing protein codes for the protein MNATFTEASFQNIVNVANKYGVSTNTVTDLTFCLMNSNGTMAQFNIAELGGGGQWMQGGMTMVGDMFNNNLKYLVDGLCVDLSNLIHQGAIQYKPLPKVKNPQGGYSSDWWGDLGFPNSTGSQNNTSYAIFNNIHRLAIQENGNVTIFDTLDHNIGGVGQQQSGNYSVSFTSQYGNVDLNTLPIISGGNKQAPAPIQNNEIQNNVIETPVAPIIEAPMQPVNNNNYNNNNSAFEEDIFGKIEKLAGLKDKGILSVEEFENKKVDLLNRL
- the thiH gene encoding 2-iminoacetate synthase ThiH — protein: MSHFKELFDTYNWDFSLKSIFDKTAVEVEQALVKDKLDLEDFKALISPAAKPFLEEMAHKSQLLTKKRFGNTMQMYVPMYLSNECQNICTYCGFSMTNKIPRRTLTDAEILKEVAFLKAKGYDHILLVTGEANKTVGVAYIKNAIQLIRSQFSNITIEVQPLDQDEYELLVENGLYAVLVYQETYHRDEYKKHHPKGKKSNFDYRLDTPDRLGKAGIHKIGLGALFGLEDWRADSFFTALHLKYLQKTYWKTKYSISFPRLRPHSGGLEPKVEMTDSDLVQLICAFRLFDEDIELSMSTRESEIFRNHIVNLGITSISAESKTNPGGYSVAPQSLEQFEISDERSTAEVVQMLKNQDLEVVWKDWEHFR
- a CDS encoding thioredoxin family protein — protein: MKNKVLVLLILGTISFTSTISAQETTTNLLENAQTKAKKENKAIFIKFEASWCGWCRKMTKDMKAESTKAFFEDNYVIVPVVVNESKGKEKLENPGSRELLKKYKGDEAGLPFWLILDSNLNVLADSFDANGDNLGGPASKEEVNQFISKIKKTAKKVSEKDVKNIKNQFIK
- a CDS encoding zinc-dependent peptidase: MLYIIAIAILLIVFIVSIKSKRKKSTVSLEKLVVPEHWHPLLLKHILFYEKLNVGEQEVFRTKMASFLKETNIEAIHFELEELDTLLIAASAVIPVFRFPNWKYTNLSTVLIYPDYFDDDLQFDSQIEGRTIGGLVGTGRFEKQMILSRKALHLGFSNKTDKGNTAIHEFIHLLDKADGVVDGIPSVLLNKQYIIPWLQLVHKEMEAINNNNSDIRSYGGTSEIEFLAVAGEYFFERPKLFQRKHPELYNMLALCFSK